TGATGACTTGGGTAATGATACCAATTGCCGCCGGAATTAAATATCCAAAAAATAACCAACGTGCGCGTAAAACATCATCTTTTTCCATCAACGATGAAAGAGCCATGTACCTTGCCAATACAAACAGAATTGTAAACGCCACACAACCCAGCCAGATTAATTCAACGGTATGAAACCAAGAAGGATCAGGTGAAGATACCCAACCCCAAGCTTCGTGAGGAACAAATTCCTGATCAATATTAAAAAGTACGTGAGCTGGTAAAAATATTGTCATCGGTAATAGTGCTCCAATTCTAAAATACCATGACTGCACCATTTTTTTATTTCCAGATAACATGAGGGCAAACACCAATCCGAAAATAAGCATTGGCGCCAGTACTATTGCTACGGCATGATTAAAAATAAATACAAACTCAGTGTTTGAACTCAACCGCATCAGACCATCACATACCTGCCAAATAAAACAACCGGAGATAAACCAGAGATAATTGCGGGTAATAGCACTATTCGGGAATCGGTTACGCACATACACCGCTAACGCCAGCGAAAAAACGCCCACGATTAGCGACAAAAAACCTAACCCATTAAATTGAAAATTGAATCCCGACAAAGTACAGCGTTTTACTAAATGTAGCTAAAAATTGAAAATTGGACGCACATAGTTTCCCTTTGCTGATTTTTTTATTCCAATCGTTTAGAATATCGTGGGGGACACGAGCAAGATTCTCGCACCAACGGTTTTTTTTATGTGATAAAATTCTAAATACAACTCAAGATCGCATGCGCTCGTGGTCACGCAATATTTTCAGTTGGATGATTGGATCCGAATCAAAGGAAAATTGACTCTCATCTGCTGCGTGAAGATTTGAAATTTCTTGCATCACAGGTGAATTATCTTTTCCGTGATCTCTCAGAAAATGCAACAACTTAAGAACTCTGAAAGCATCAAACCACGCAAAAAATCTTTTATAAAATGAAGAATCTGATGCTGAATTATTGCGCATTGAATGCAATGCATCATCAAATTTTTCTTGCTTCAACCAATCTAATAGTAAAACTGAATCTGCTGAATTTTGAAATAAATTCATGATCAATTCTGCGCCATTAGGGCGTAATTGCGGAACAAGTTTTACGATAGACGAAATCAACTGAAATGAATTGAAATTATAGGTGTAATACTGTTTCTGATTCTGCGCCAAAAAATCTGTGACTGATTTACCCGTTCCAAATGGCACGCGATCAGAAACACGAGGAGAAGGAATAACACGGGTAGAATTCAATTCTGAAAAATTACCCAGAGCAATAATTTTATGAAGAAAATAAAAATCTTCTCCTGCCTTTCTACGATTCATTCCTCCTTGTTTCTGATAGGCCGACGAGCGAACAGCCATGCTTGAACCAATGGTATGAAATGCATACGGCAATCTGCAATAACGCATACATAAATTATAGTATCGCAGATGCAATTCATATTGTGTAATGGCATGCATAATTTCTTCACCGTACTCATCACTATTCAAGGGATGTTCAAAATAAACTGAACAACCGGGTGATGTCGGATGAAGCTCAAAAAAATGGCGATGCACCGCTGTCAGATAATTTTTATCACACAAACTATCTGCATCAAAACAAAGAATAATGCCATCTGCACCAATCATTTCAAAACGGGCTACGGCTTCGTCCATTCCAATTTTTCTGGCTAAACCTACGCCTGCATGTTTTGTTGGCAAATTAGCAACATGAATTAAATGCCAGGTTATATTTTGCTGCGTATTATTTTTTTTCCATTGCAAAAACTCATTCTGTGTTTTCATGTTTTGATCAAGAATTGCTTGTTCATGATGAAGCCCGGAATTCAAAACAACAATTACCTCAACATGGCAGATTGGCTGATCACACAAGGCCAAGGCGCAAAGTGTATCCAATAATTTTTCTTCATTAAAACAGGGAATTACCACAATCACCTGCGTATTAAAATGGGCAGGTTCACTGATTTGTGGTTTGCAGAAAGCGTGTTTTTTTAGGTAAAGACTCATGTGGTAGGTGCCTATTATGAACTAGCACTCATCAACCTACATTCCGGGCATACCGGGCATTCCACGCATGCCTTTCATCTGACGCATCATGTTAGCCATGTTCTTTTTATTGCTCATCATGTGCATCACTTTTTTAGTTTCATGGAATTGCTTGAGCAGTTTATTCACCTCGTTGACATTGGTTCCGCTTCCAGTTGCAATTCGGTTTTTGCGAGATACGTTAATGATATCAGGATTGGCTCTTTCTTTGGGTGTCATGGATTGAATAATAGCTTCAATGCCTTTGAATGCATCATCATCAACATTTACATCTTTCATAGCTTTACTCATGCCCGGAATCATACCCATCAAATCTTTGACATTACCCATTTTTTTGATTTGCTGAATTTGTGCGTAGAAATCATCAAAATCAAATTTATTCTGGGCAATTTTCTTCTGCAGTTTTTTTGCCTCAGCCTCATCATATTGTTCCTGCGCCTTTTCAACGAGAGACACAACATCTCCCATTCCCAAAATACGATCAGCCATACGAGCCGGATAGAACACATCCAAGGCATCCATTTTTTCACCGGTACCAACAAACTTGATAGGCTTGTCAACAACAGATTTTATTGATAGCGCAGCACCACCTCGTGTATCACCATCTAATTTGGTGAGAATAACGCCGTCAAAATTGATACGATCATTAAATGCTTTAGCTGTGTTGACAGCATCCTGACCGGTCATGGCGTCAACAACAAATAAAGTTTCAGAAGGATTGATTGCTTTTTTTATTTCAGCAATTTCAGTCATCATCTCTTCATCAACAGCCAAACGACCGGCGGTATCTACAATGACAACATTGAAACTTTTTGTTTTGGCATAAGCAATCGCATCTTTTGCAATTTTTACCGGATTTTTCTCTTCTTTGTTTGAGTACACTTCAATACCCAACTGTTCACCCAGTACATGCAACTGATCAATAGCGGCAGGACGATAAACGTCACAAGCAACAAGCAGCGGATTTTTACCTTTTTTGTTTTTTAAAAAACTTGCCAGTTTACCGGTATGCGTTGTTTTACCAGAACCCTGTAGACCTGACATCAGAATGATACCGGGATTACCTTTGATATTGAGTTCAGCTTGCGTGCCGCCCATCAATTCAATCAACTCTTCATGACAAATTTTGGTGAGCAATTGCCCGGGAGAAATTGCAGTAAGTACATTTCTACCCAATGCTTTTTCTTTTACCTGTTGTGTAAAATCACGTGCGGTATTAAAACTAACATCGGCATCAAGCAAAGCGCGGCGAACTTCTTTCAGTGTTTCAGCCACGTTAATTTCAGTGATTTGTCCCTGACCTTTTAATACCTTGAGCGCTCGGTCAAACTTCTCTGATAAACTTTCAAACATACCCGTATCCTTTTATTTGCGTGACAAAGATAGCAAAATTGGGGGGATGAGAAACGAGAAAATATTTCTCACCTTGGTGCCAATCATTACAACATATCCATACGCTTTAGATTGAACTCAATCGAACTTTATTTCTGGTGCCTAAAAAATATTTCGACCTGAATTCGTATTTTTATAGCAAGACAAACCGGAGTCGTACCTAACAAATTACCAACGAAAAAACACATGCAAGGAAGATGCTTAATGATTGGAAAAAAATTCATAGGTTTGGCTAAAACACAACTATTTAGCGACTTATTCCTTTTTTGTTCAGTTTACATTCGTCAGACATAGGTTATTTATGAGATATAAAATCGAACTAAGAAATATTAGCAAAATAATAGTATTAATATATCTAATGGCTTTGTTCAATATCAACGGTTTAGCAGAAGAAAATATCTTTAATTCAAGAATTAAACAAAGTATCAAACCCCACCTATATATGGGTTTAGCACTCGGTAGGGAGACGTTTATTAGTATGTTTCTACCTAAAATTGGGGTGATGGGAACAGTATCATTTGGAAAGCAAAAAAAGAATAGCTCTTTTGGAGTTGACTTTCCCAAGTATGGAATGTATGGCGCTGCTGATCTAACTATATTTGGACTATTTCAAGTTGCTTTAAGTATGACAACTTGGGTAGGTTTTAAAATAGGTCCTTTGACAATTGATAATTCCATTGCATTTGTCCGTGGATTTCCTGATGGAAAAAAAGTTAACGATGATTTTTATTTACGTACGATAAATCCAAAAATTGGCTTAAAAATAGGAATCGTTTGGTTGAAATTTGGACCATCATACACGATAAGTGGGAAATGGGATCAGCTGGATAATTGGTTCAAAATAAAAAATAATTTCTTCAATTTTGATCTTAATTTTGTCATGGACATTTAATAAAGAGATTTATTACAAACCTTTACTCTTACAATTGGCAAGTCAAAGAAATACTACATGGGAACAATGCAATATGGAAATATTGGATAATTTCACGTATTGGTCGTTTGGTAAAAGATTCTGGAGTACTTCATGAACTTCAAAGAATAGCTTTTCACCCAACGAAACGAGAGATTGTTGAATACGTTGACCAATTAACCAGAGAAATTCTATCATAAAGAAAGTGAAATACCTTTTTATCTTATCCTTGTTTGGGTTGTTTGGCTGTAAATCAAAGAGCAAGGAAATTGCATTCTGGAATTGGTTTTCATCAATCGAAAAAGAGTTCTATTCTGATTATATCAATGGTGTAAATATTGACCAGCACAATCAAGAAATATTGACTGAGCTTCATCAGGTAAACCCTCAGATATTTTTTGAAATTAGTTATGGCGATAACAATACGCTAAATTTAACTTTCACTGCAGATGGAATGATTGAAATATTTCCAGCTGTTTCAAAATTAGTTGAAGTAGCTCCTAATTATGATTCATGGAATGTTTTTGCGTTTAGACAACGTATTCCGGGAGATGGCTTTGTTATTGAGTATGGCAAATATATCATCTCATATTCTGATATTTATTTTCAATATTCAACTCAAAACAACCAATTTGGTGTTCAACTTAACATATTAAACTATGACAGCACTGGAGAAATGCAGGAAGCGACTTTTGTATTACTCGATAATCTTCTTGGAGAAGAAGACGTTGTTAAAGAAATAGATTGGATAGAATGGACCCCACTCAATTTAGAAATGAGAGACTCTCTCATGCCCTTCATTGAATTACGAAATCTTGTGGATATGCAAAAATAATGATGTAAATAGGCGCACTTAGTACCTGACATCAACTCCCCTCACTCCGTTAAATCTTTTTCCCCGCATACGTGTAAGATGCATTGCCTCCAAGTCCGCCTGAACTCAGATATACGTAAATGCTATCATCAATAAATTGTAAAGTGAATTGATCATGTAGTTCAAATTCTTTGTACTCGTTCTCTTTTCTGACTGAGTCAACCGGAATTGATCTATTAAATAAGTATAGGTTTACCCCGTCTCTCTGCACTTCAAGGGTGTCAATATAAGTAGTGTCAACGATCATGGGAGTAATATCAAAATAATAGTAATCCACCTGACACTGATATAAACCAGCAAACTTTTCTGCCTTATGCTTATAGTTTACCCACTTCTTAGAACAGAGGTCGTTCAAAATTAATTGTTTTTTTAAGCTGCATCATTTTTGGAATAAATATTTGCTGGCCTTTTGTAATCAAGTGAGCTATGCATCCTATCAAAATTGTAATCGTTCATAAATTCCTCGATCACCTTGTAAAGTTCAATACCGTTGTGGTAATCTTTGAACTTTAAGTGCTCGTATTTGAGCGTTCTCCAAAAGCGTTCGATAAAAATATTGTCAATGGCTCTTCCCGTTCCATCCATTGAAATTTTGATGTCATTTTGTTTTAAAAGTTCAGTGTGTTCTGAAGAAGTGTATTGCGATCCCTGATCAGTATTTACAATTTGAGGTTTACCATGACGCGCGATCGCATCTTTCATCACTGCCGTGCACCATGACGCTTCCATTGTGTTTGACAAGCTCCAGCCAACTATAAAACGACTGTGCAAATCCATAATTGCCGACAGATATAGGTAGCCGGTTTTCATTGGAATACAGGTAATGTCAGTGGCCCAAACCTGATTCGATTTTTCGATTTTTAAATTTCTGAGCAGATAAGGATATTTAAAATGATGTGGATGGGATTTTGATGTGTGGCCCAGGAACAATGGCTTTCAAATCCAATAATTTATAAAGTCTGCCGATTCTTTTTTTGTCCACTCGGTAGCCGTGCTCTCTCAACCAACGTGTCATTCGTGGAACTCCCCAAAAAGGTTTATTCAGGTATTGTTCATCAATTTTTTTCATTAAAAACAAGTTTAATTGTGATTCGCCTTTTGGTTTGTAATACAAACTCGATGGCGATATTTCTAAAAGTTGGCACTGCCTTCTGATTGAAAGTTTTGGATGTGACTTTTCAACTATCATCCTGCGTTGATCAATACTCATTTCTAGGAGAGACTTTTTTTAAAAAGTCATTTTCCCTGAAGTTGTCCAATGCGCTAACAGATTTTCGCGATCTTTATCACTCATCGCTGTATCTTTTTGGTCAGATGAAAAAATACACGCCGCATTTTTTACAAATTCTTGTTTCCAGGCAGTAATCTGATTTGGATGAATTTCATACTTCTGAGCGAGTTGCTGAATTGATTCTCGTTCTTTCAGAGCTTCCAGAACTACTTTTACTTTGAACTCCGGGTTGAAGTTCCTTCTCTTTCTTCTTGAGGTCATAGATTTGAATTTAGTTATTTTTTCAAATTAGACCAGTGTTCTTAAATTTGGGGTGAACTATAGCTTATCACATGATAAACAAATCGCACTCAAAATAAAGGAGAAGAAAATGGAGGAAATTTTACTTGTTGACATATGGTTTGATAATTTCGTATTTAACCAAAACTTAAATATAATAAATCTCTTATCTTCAACTCAAATATGTGACTATGAGATATTATAAATCGTATATCCTACTTTTATTTTCATTAGCTTTTTGTTGTGTTGGATGTAAGACGGATGTCCCGGTTGATGAGACACCGGTTGATATAACGAGCATTTTGGATACAACAAAAACTGAAGAGGCCATAAACAACTTGCCGATTGAAGACGATTACAGCGCAGATACCGTTGTACGTATCCGATTCAACGAAATTGATATAATTCTCAGCGGCACCATGATTTATGATGAGCAAGAGACTTTGAAACATATTCAACCTGATACCGTGAGTATGTTTGTTGAACTTGGGTGGGATGTTGAAGGCATTCAAATCAGTTATCAAACTGAAAACATCACGGATATTAAAATTTCTCAACGCTATGAAACAAGTGTATCAATTAGTGATGAAGGTCCGCATTGCGATATGATTAACTGGAAACATTACACTTCACCATGGCATCAATTAACCCCTGACACCAATGGAATATACATTACAGATGATTATGATTCGGATGATAACAGTAAGTTCCCAGATGTGTCTATGGCAGAATTTAAGCAAGCTGTGCGGGAACATTGTGATGAATTTTATGAAGGATTGATTGCAAATAATCAAAGTGTGAATGAACTACCATCTCATTCTTCAATCAGCAGAGTTTTTTTCAGCGTAACCGGAAAAGATAAAAAAACAGGCAAGAAAATTTCTAAACTCCTCATCTTTGAAATTGCAATGGGGTGTTAAGCTTTAGATAAACAAGGGAATCAACAAGCCGAATAACATGGCAAGCTTTAGCAAATTGGCCGCCATTAAATACTTCCGTCTGTTTGGAAATGAAGGCAGAAAAAGAGAGAACAAAAAGTCACCAACACCGCCAGACTAATAAGAATGAGTGCAACAATTTGTTGTGGCGCATGCAAAATCATTTCAGGTAAAAATTGAAATAGAATCACCATGACTCCTATCATTCCGACAAGTAATAAAATGGTTAGCGCAAATAAAAGATATCGCGTATTATCTAAACCCCATTTTATTGGAATTGATTTGCTTCCAAGTAATAAGTCACCTTTGATATCAGCCACATCTCCTGACTTCCGCACTGGGACACCCAAACTTAAAAGGAAAATAATTCAGCGAGGTATTTTTGTTCATTGGTTAACAAAAGTAGTCTTTTGATTTTGTCGTTATAACCATCTAAAACGACGGATATTTCTGTAATATTTTCAGCGATCTCAATCGCTTTGTTTGCGCTTATTTCCGCGCCTTTCTCGTTGAGTTGCCTTTCAAGTTCTTTGTAAATTTTATAAGCGACAAAAGAAATACAAATATGAGCTTCAATTCGGCGCTGCAAGCGGTGATAGATTGGTCTTATTTTCAAATCTGATTTTGATATTCTAAATGCTTTTTCAATCTGCCACAGATGATGGTAGTTTTCAATGATTTGTTTTTTATTGAGTTTAGCATTCGTGAGATACCCTTTAAGTCCATCCCATTTGCAGTCTTGTGCAATTTTTCTTGATTAAGAGCAACGAGTATTTCACCATCCATCTTTAGAAATTTATTATATCCGCGGTTGTTTATGTTTGATTTGGTCAGGCGTCCGGTTCGTATTTGTTTGGCTATTTTTCTCAAGCCTTTTTCACGATTATAGCTGTCTTTCTTGGCTCGATCATCAGAATAAGTAATAATGAGTTTTAAATTCCCTTTTCTTATAACCGTACTTTGTCCGTTTTTAAGTTTTAGAGAAAGAATTTTTTCTTTGACAGATGCAGTTTCATTTTTTATTCGCGCTCCTAAAATAAACTCGTGATTTTTGCTTTGAAGTTCATCTATATTTGATTTTGAAAGTAGTCCGCTATCTGCTATTATTACTAATTGCTTGAGGTTGTATTTTTCTTTAAAAGCATTAACCACGGGGAGCATTGTATGTCCTTCAAACTTGTTTCCTTCAAAAATTTCATACGCCAGCGGATAGCCATTTTTACTCACTAACAAGCCAAGCACTATTTGAGGATTTTGATGTTTACCTTCTTTAGAAAAACCCGTTTTCCGAAGTTCATCTTCCTGATCAATTTCAAAGTAAAGTGTTGTTACATCATAAAAGACAACACTGATTTGATTGTTCAAAATCTTAAGCGTATGATCATAGCTGATTTGTTGTACAAATTTTTTGTGTCTATTGTAAAGCTTATCAAGATAACGATAAAGCTGATCTTCACTCCAATCAATTTGTTTGTAACGCAGAAGATATTCTGTGGTCTTTAATTTGCTTTTGGGATATGCGATACGACCTAAAACAAGTTCCCTGAAAAATTCATCTTTGATTTTATCAAATCCTATCTCGTCAAAAATTCGACCTAACAATAAATCATAACCAACACGTTTAAGGGTTTCTATTCCGTCTAAAAAACTTAACGGCTTGTTCTAGTACATTTGAAAAATCGAGTTCCTGAGCACCTGAAAAGTTTCTTATCCAGGCATGACCTCTTTTAACCAAATCAGATATTTCCTCCTGATCTGAACCAACTCCAACGGTATGTAATACCTTATAACTACCAGAACTTTTATCTATAATCTGAACTGAAATTTTCCCGCTTTTATTTTTCTTTTTGCGAATAAACATGAAGTAAAAGTAATAAACGAGACTCTGGGACACCCAAAAGCTGTTGTTTTTAGCGTCTATATACTTGATTTACTTATAGATAATATTTGAGCTTAGAAAAAGTGCGGAAGTCAGGAAAAAACAGGCAAGAAAATTTCTAAACTCCTCATCTTTGAAATTGCAATGGGGTGTTAAGCTTTAGATAAACAAGGGAATCAACAAGCCGAATAACATGGCAAGCTTTAGCAAATTGGCCGCCATTAAATACTTCCGTCTGTTTGGAAATGAAGGCAGAAAAAAGAGAGAACAAAAAGTCACCAACACCGCCAGACTAATAAGAATGAGTGCAACAATTTGTTGTGGCGCATGCAAAATCATTTCAGGTAAAAATTGAAATAGAATCACCATGACTCCTATCATTCCGACAAGTAATAAAATGGTTAGCGCAAATAAAAGATATCGCGTATTATCTAAACCCCATTTTATTGGAATTGATTTGCTTCCAAGTAATAAGTCACCTTTGATATCAGCCACATCTTTCACAATTTCACGCACCAAATTGGTGCCAAAAGCAAAACTTGCAAAAAGCCATGTATTGGTGACAAACACCGGTGAAAGTGGATCATTAAAAATCAAAACATAAACCGGAACGAGACCGGTTAGTATAGCCACTAAAAAATTACCTGCAAAAAATGTTCGCTTAAAATACATGGAATAAAACCACAACACATTGATGCAAATAAAAGGAATGAGAGGAATCATCCAATCTTGATATTTCCATCCAAGATAAAGTGCAATGCAAAGACCAATGGAATTGAAAACCCAATTAAACAAAATAGCCCAACGTCTTTTAATATACTTGTCAATGATCAACAACTCAGGTTTATTCACCCTGTCAGCTTTCACATCAAAATAATCATTGATGATATTACCCGCAGCCGCAATAAGCAAAGTAGAAAGTACCAATAATAAAAAATCTGCCTGCAATAAGTCAATATATGTTCCTCGTGTGATGAATTTTTGAAATACCCCCATAGTCACAGCAATGACAACCAAATTCATGGTTCTGATCAATCTCAAAAAATGATACAGCTTCATCATGAGTTTACTTGTTTTTATTGCTGAGCATTTGGTGCAACATATTAAATAGCGACAATTTTATAGACTGTGCGTCTGTTTTTCTGATGCGCTGCTTTTATTTCTTTATCGGTAGTAAGTTTTGCAATTTCTTCATCCGTAATTACAGGTTGTGTTTCTCCAAATCCTTTGTAGGTTAAACGCTCTTTTGCAATTCCTTTTGAAATAAGATAATCGTAAACTGCCTTGGCTCTGTTTTGGCTGAGTTCTAAATTATGTTTATCATCACCTTGCGTATCGGTGTGACCTTGCAATTCAATTTTTAATCCCGGATT
This genomic stretch from Crocinitomicaceae bacterium harbors:
- a CDS encoding glycosyltransferase family 2 protein, with product MSLYLKKHAFCKPQISEPAHFNTQVIVVIPCFNEEKLLDTLCALALCDQPICHVEVIVVLNSGLHHEQAILDQNMKTQNEFLQWKKNNTQQNITWHLIHVANLPTKHAGVGLARKIGMDEAVARFEMIGADGIILCFDADSLCDKNYLTAVHRHFFELHPTSPGCSVYFEHPLNSDEYGEEIMHAITQYELHLRYYNLCMRYCRLPYAFHTIGSSMAVRSSAYQKQGGMNRRKAGEDFYFLHKIIALGNFSELNSTRVIPSPRVSDRVPFGTGKSVTDFLAQNQKQYYTYNFNSFQLISSIVKLVPQLRPNGAELIMNLFQNSADSVLLLDWLKQEKFDDALHSMRNNSASDSSFYKRFFAWFDAFRVLKLLHFLRDHGKDNSPVMQEISNLHAADESQFSFDSDPIIQLKILRDHERMRS
- a CDS encoding DUF5071 domain-containing protein, with translation MKRFITNLYSYNWQVKEILHGNNAIWKYWIISRIGRLVKDSGVLHELQRIAFHPTKREIVEYVDQLTREILS
- a CDS encoding transposase — protein: MTSRRKRRNFNPEFKVKVVLEALKERESIQQLAQKYEIHPNQITAWKQEFVKNAACIFSSDQKDTAMSDKDRENLLAHWTTSGKMTF
- the ffh gene encoding signal recognition particle protein produces the protein MFESLSEKFDRALKVLKGQGQITEINVAETLKEVRRALLDADVSFNTARDFTQQVKEKALGRNVLTAISPGQLLTKICHEELIELMGGTQAELNIKGNPGIILMSGLQGSGKTTHTGKLASFLKNKKGKNPLLVACDVYRPAAIDQLHVLGEQLGIEVYSNKEEKNPVKIAKDAIAYAKTKSFNVVIVDTAGRLAVDEEMMTEIAEIKKAINPSETLFVVDAMTGQDAVNTAKAFNDRINFDGVILTKLDGDTRGGAALSIKSVVDKPIKFVGTGEKMDALDVFYPARMADRILGMGDVVSLVEKAQEQYDEAEAKKLQKKIAQNKFDFDDFYAQIQQIKKMGNVKDLMGMIPGMSKAMKDVNVDDDAFKGIEAIIQSMTPKERANPDIINVSRKNRIATGSGTNVNEVNKLLKQFHETKKVMHMMSNKKNMANMMRQMKGMRGMPGMPGM
- a CDS encoding transposase, with the translated sequence MSIDQRRMIVEKSHPKLSIRRQCQLLEISPSSLYYKPKGESQLNLFLMKKIDEQYLNKPFWGVPRMTRWLREHGYRVDKKRIGRLYKLLDLKAIVPGPHIKIPSTSF
- a CDS encoding geranylgeranylglycerol-phosphate geranylgeranyltransferase, whose protein sequence is MMKLYHFLRLIRTMNLVVIAVTMGVFQKFITRGTYIDLLQADFLLLVLSTLLIAAAGNIINDYFDVKADRVNKPELLIIDKYIKRRWAILFNWVFNSIGLCIALYLGWKYQDWMIPLIPFICINVLWFYSMYFKRTFFAGNFLVAILTGLVPVYVLIFNDPLSPVFVTNTWLFASFAFGTNLVREIVKDVADIKGDLLLGSKSIPIKWGLDNTRYLLFALTILLLVGMIGVMVILFQFLPEMILHAPQQIVALILISLAVLVTFCSLFFLPSFPNRRKYLMAANLLKLAMLFGLLIPLFI
- a CDS encoding IS3 family transposase, encoding MFLGHTSKSHPHHFKYPYLLRNLKIEKSNQVWATDITCIPMKTGYLYLSAIMDLHSRFIVGWSLSNTMEASWCTAVMKDAIARHGKPQIVNTDQGSQYTSSEHTELLKQNDIKISMDGTGRAIDNIFIERFWRTLKYEHLKFKDYHNGIELYKVIEEFMNDYNFDRMHSSLDYKRPANIYSKNDAA